From the genome of Prevotella herbatica, one region includes:
- a CDS encoding F0F1 ATP synthase subunit gamma gives MPSLKEIKTRIESVNSTRKITSAMKMVASSKLHHAQTAIQSMLPYENLLEHILKSFLLTVPEAWNELKSERQVKKVALVVYTSNSSLCGGFNNNIIKMLGLAIDDYKARGIDDIIVYPIGRKVEEYVVKQGLTKAGSYLELVDKPNSAGCAAIAKELRDKFIAHEIDKVEIIYHHFKSAGSQILTRKTYLPIDLSTESIGNENDRDLSGNTTTAKAQEYLKKRKLEEEREKAEAKPLNDNFIVEPDLNAVLGILIPKQLNLQLYTALLDSNASEHAARMVAMQTATDNANDLLRGLNLQYNKSRQQAITNELLDIVGGSSNR, from the coding sequence ATGCCGTCATTAAAAGAGATAAAAACACGTATCGAATCTGTTAATAGCACTCGTAAAATTACAAGTGCTATGAAGATGGTGGCTTCTAGTAAACTTCATCATGCCCAGACTGCCATTCAGAGTATGCTGCCTTATGAGAATTTACTTGAGCATATCCTCAAGTCTTTCTTGTTGACAGTGCCTGAAGCGTGGAATGAGCTAAAGTCTGAGCGTCAGGTAAAAAAGGTTGCGCTTGTTGTTTATACCAGCAATAGTTCTTTGTGTGGTGGATTCAACAATAACATAATAAAGATGCTCGGCTTGGCTATAGATGATTATAAAGCTCGTGGCATTGATGACATCATTGTTTACCCGATCGGTAGAAAGGTTGAAGAATATGTCGTTAAGCAAGGGCTAACTAAAGCTGGGAGTTATCTTGAACTTGTAGATAAACCAAATTCAGCAGGATGTGCGGCTATCGCAAAGGAACTGCGTGATAAGTTTATTGCTCATGAAATAGATAAGGTTGAAATTATCTATCATCATTTCAAAAGTGCAGGTTCGCAGATTCTTACGCGTAAGACTTATTTGCCTATCGACTTGTCTACAGAGTCTATCGGTAATGAAAACGATCGTGATTTGAGTGGTAACACAACTACCGCTAAGGCGCAGGAATATCTAAAGAAGCGTAAACTAGAGGAAGAAAGAGAGAAGGCTGAGGCAAAACCTCTTAATGATAATTTCATTGTCGAGCCTGATCTTAATGCTGTTTTGGGTATTTTGATACCAAAACAACTTAATCTTCAGCTATATACAGCGTTATTAGATAGTAATGCCAGTGAACATGCTGCTCGTATGGTAGCAATGCAGACAGCCACAGATAATGCTAATGATTTATTGCGTGGATTGAATTTGCAGTATAATAAGAGTCGTCAGCAGGCAATTACTAATGAGTTGCTTGATATTGTAGGAGGAAGTTCCAACAGATAA
- a CDS encoding rhodanese-like domain-containing protein — MKKVMLAVLGTVLSLASCNTNKIVTVDANKFEGLVKSSKVQLVDARTAEEYASGRIPGATNIDVKKGNFKQLAEEKLSKDKPVAIYCRSGKRSLIGAGILQKAKFKVINLRGGIMEWEQAGKSISK, encoded by the coding sequence ATGAAGAAAGTAATGTTAGCTGTATTAGGAACTGTTTTGTCTCTAGCCAGTTGTAATACAAATAAAATTGTAACAGTTGATGCAAATAAGTTTGAAGGACTAGTAAAATCTTCTAAAGTGCAACTTGTTGATGCTCGTACTGCCGAAGAATATGCCAGTGGAAGAATACCTGGAGCAACAAACATTGATGTGAAAAAAGGTAACTTTAAACAATTAGCAGAAGAGAAACTAAGTAAAGATAAACCTGTTGCTATATATTGTCGTTCTGGTAAGCGTAGTTTGATTGGTGCTGGTATACTTCAAAAGGCTAAGTTTAAAGTAATAAACCTACGTGGAGGAATCATGGAATGGGAACAAGCAGGAAAAAGTATCTCTAAATAA
- a CDS encoding GNAT family N-acetyltransferase, which produces MKYITENNRIYVDGSDDKVIAEITFKTNDGVTTIDHTFVDNSLRRQGVAPELVQMAVNKIIADGNKIAATCPYALKWLKQHPEYKIVDTDDTIS; this is translated from the coding sequence ATGAAGTATATTACAGAAAATAATCGTATATATGTAGATGGCAGTGACGATAAGGTCATTGCTGAAATCACATTTAAAACAAATGATGGTGTAACAACAATTGACCATACATTTGTTGATAATTCTCTTCGGCGCCAAGGGGTAGCTCCAGAACTTGTACAAATGGCGGTAAATAAAATCATTGCTGATGGTAATAAGATTGCTGCAACTTGTCCGTATGCGCTTAAATGGTTAAAACAACATCCTGAGTATAAAATTGTAGATACTGATGATACAATTTCATAA
- a CDS encoding SoxR reducing system RseC family protein, with product MSNRIEHLGVIDAIEGNCLHVAISQSSACAECKVAGHCNASESKDKIIDIITDKANEYSIGESVKVSTTNGVGMMATIYAYVLPLVIMMAVLFIVKAITESDGWAAMSALFSLIPYYFCVYILRNKISNQVYFEIEKMNN from the coding sequence ATGAGCAATAGAATCGAACATTTAGGAGTGATAGATGCTATAGAGGGGAATTGCCTCCATGTCGCAATATCACAATCATCAGCATGTGCGGAGTGCAAAGTTGCCGGACACTGTAACGCATCAGAATCAAAAGATAAAATAATAGATATTATTACAGATAAAGCCAACGAATATAGCATTGGAGAAAGTGTCAAGGTTTCAACTACAAATGGAGTCGGGATGATGGCAACTATATATGCTTATGTGTTGCCGTTGGTGATTATGATGGCCGTTTTGTTCATTGTTAAGGCGATAACTGAAAGTGATGGTTGGGCTGCTATGTCAGCTTTGTTTTCATTAATACCATATTATTTTTGCGTATATATATTGAGAAATAAGATAAGCAATCAGGTGTATTTTGAAATAGAAAAAATGAATAACTAA
- a CDS encoding Fe-S cluster domain-containing protein has product MNFILTSVIALGAIALISSVVLYLVSKKFAVNEDPRIGTVSELLPGANCGGCGFAGCSGMACALVAGADKGSIEGLRCPVGGDEVMEKIADTLGMAASSSEPLVAVVRCNGTCDNRPRIAEYDGLHTCAAVNSTSAGETECGYGCLGCGDCVSVCQFDAIRMNPETSLPEVDEEKCTSCGACVKACPRTIIELRKKGPKDHRVYVQCVNKDKGAVAKKSCSVACIGCGKCEKVCQFDAITIENNLSYIDFNKCSVCTKCVDECPTGAIVKTNFTIEKKAEVEA; this is encoded by the coding sequence ATGAATTTTATTTTAACTTCGGTAATCGCTCTTGGGGCAATAGCACTAATATCCTCTGTGGTGCTATATCTTGTGTCCAAGAAGTTTGCCGTTAATGAAGATCCGCGTATTGGCACGGTCTCAGAGTTGCTGCCCGGTGCTAATTGCGGTGGCTGTGGCTTTGCTGGATGTTCCGGTATGGCTTGCGCTCTGGTGGCAGGTGCCGACAAAGGTTCCATAGAAGGACTTCGTTGCCCTGTTGGTGGAGACGAAGTGATGGAAAAGATCGCCGATACATTGGGTATGGCAGCTTCATCATCAGAACCTTTAGTGGCTGTTGTACGTTGTAATGGAACTTGTGATAATCGCCCTCGCATAGCTGAGTATGATGGTTTGCATACATGTGCAGCTGTAAATTCAACAAGTGCCGGTGAAACAGAGTGTGGTTATGGATGCCTTGGTTGTGGAGATTGCGTAAGCGTATGTCAATTTGATGCAATTCGCATGAATCCAGAAACAAGTCTTCCAGAAGTGGATGAAGAAAAGTGTACAAGTTGTGGCGCATGCGTAAAAGCATGTCCTCGCACCATAATAGAACTTCGCAAAAAGGGACCTAAAGATCATCGCGTTTACGTGCAATGCGTGAATAAAGACAAGGGAGCTGTCGCAAAAAAGTCTTGTAGCGTTGCTTGTATAGGTTGTGGTAAATGTGAAAAGGTTTGCCAGTTTGACGCTATAACAATAGAAAATAATCTCAGTTATATTGATTTCAACAAGTGTAGCGTGTGTACAAAGTGTGTTGATGAATGCCCTACTGGGGCTATCGTAAAGACAAACTTTACAATAGAGAAAAAAGCGGAGGTTGAAGCATGA
- the rsxC gene encoding electron transport complex subunit RsxC, with protein MKLHTFKIGGIHPEENKITAEVKTRNAALPKVAIFPLGQHIGAPAKPVVKRGDVVKVGTLIAEAGGFVSAPIYSSVSGTVAKIDTRIDATGYRKPVIIINVEGDEWEDSIDRSEKLESLAEHPELTPENISDIIKKSGITGMGGAGFPTFIKLCPPPTAKAECVIINGVECEPYITSDYRLMMEHAEEVIVGLQLLMKAAKVERGYIGIEENKPEAIKLLTQLTADDSRIEIVALAQKYPQGGEKQLVDAVINRQVPAPPAIPVNVGAIVQNVGTAYAVYQMVMKHKPLFERYTTVTGKKLKNPGNYLVRMGTTFAELIHACGGMPEGDNKVLAGGPMMGKSVMSLDVPVTKGTNSITILSGDEAHRKSVQPCIRCGKCVDVCPMGLEPYLLATLSANKLYERLEKEDVTSCMSCGSCQFTCPSHRPILDNILQGKGVVMGMIKARNVKK; from the coding sequence ATGAAATTACATACATTCAAGATAGGTGGTATACACCCTGAGGAAAACAAGATAACAGCTGAGGTTAAGACAAGGAATGCCGCATTGCCTAAAGTTGCAATATTCCCATTGGGACAACATATTGGCGCTCCTGCAAAGCCAGTTGTTAAACGTGGCGATGTCGTAAAGGTCGGTACGTTGATAGCAGAAGCCGGTGGTTTCGTTAGTGCTCCGATATACAGTTCTGTTTCAGGAACTGTTGCGAAGATTGATACACGTATTGATGCTACAGGATATCGTAAGCCTGTGATTATAATCAATGTTGAAGGAGATGAATGGGAAGATAGCATTGACAGAAGTGAAAAACTTGAAAGTCTTGCTGAGCATCCAGAACTTACTCCAGAAAATATTTCAGATATAATAAAGAAATCTGGCATTACCGGTATGGGTGGCGCTGGTTTCCCAACTTTTATTAAGTTATGTCCTCCGCCAACAGCAAAGGCTGAATGTGTGATAATTAACGGAGTGGAGTGTGAACCATATATTACGTCAGACTATCGATTAATGATGGAGCATGCTGAGGAAGTAATAGTAGGTTTGCAACTGCTAATGAAAGCAGCTAAGGTAGAGCGTGGATATATAGGTATTGAGGAAAACAAACCAGAGGCTATCAAGTTGTTAACGCAGCTCACGGCTGATGATTCACGTATAGAAATAGTGGCACTTGCACAGAAATATCCACAAGGTGGTGAAAAGCAGCTTGTGGATGCCGTCATAAATCGTCAGGTTCCAGCACCTCCTGCAATTCCAGTGAATGTTGGAGCGATAGTTCAGAATGTGGGTACTGCCTATGCTGTATATCAGATGGTTATGAAGCATAAGCCTTTGTTTGAAAGATATACTACTGTAACAGGAAAAAAACTAAAGAATCCAGGTAACTACCTTGTAAGAATGGGAACAACCTTTGCTGAACTTATACATGCATGTGGTGGAATGCCCGAAGGCGATAATAAAGTATTAGCAGGTGGTCCTATGATGGGTAAATCAGTTATGTCTTTGGATGTACCTGTTACGAAAGGCACAAACTCAATAACAATCCTTAGTGGTGACGAAGCCCACCGAAAGTCTGTTCAGCCATGTATACGTTGTGGAAAATGCGTTGATGTATGTCCTATGGGATTGGAACCATATCTTTTGGCTACGCTTTCCGCAAACAAGTTGTATGAGCGTCTTGAAAAAGAGGACGTTACATCTTGTATGTCATGTGGCTCATGCCAGTTTACTTGTCCTTCTCATCGCCCTATACTTGATAATATCCTTCAAGGTAAGGGTGTTGTAATGGGAATGATTAAGGCTAGGAATGTTAAGAAGTAG
- a CDS encoding RnfABCDGE type electron transport complex subunit D: MGKLIVSLSPHAHGTDSVEKNMFGVVIALIPAILVSFFYFGLGSVVVLLSSVAFCMFFEWAITKYMLKREPTLTDGSAIVTGLLLGMNLPSNLPVWIIIIGALVAIGVGKMTFGGLGNNPFNPALVGRCVLLVSFPAQMTSWPMAGQLTSYLDAQTGATPLAIMKQAIKSGDVSILDKLPSATQLLLGSNPTLGLGTIGEVCALALLLGLAFLLWKKIITWHIPVSIIATVLVFSGLLHLVNPIYANPLSEILSGGLMLGAIFMATDYVTSPMTHKGQLIYGIAIGFLTVVIRNWGSYPEGMSFAILIMNAFTPIINLSTKPKRFGEVMKK, encoded by the coding sequence ATGGGAAAATTAATTGTATCTCTTTCACCGCATGCCCATGGAACAGACAGTGTCGAGAAAAATATGTTTGGAGTTGTCATTGCACTTATTCCGGCAATACTCGTCTCTTTCTTTTATTTCGGACTTGGTTCAGTTGTTGTATTGCTTAGTAGTGTTGCTTTCTGTATGTTCTTTGAGTGGGCAATTACAAAATATATGTTGAAACGCGAACCTACATTAACAGATGGTTCGGCTATAGTTACTGGTTTACTTCTAGGCATGAATCTGCCTAGTAACCTTCCTGTATGGATCATAATTATAGGTGCGCTTGTTGCAATAGGCGTAGGAAAAATGACTTTCGGAGGACTTGGAAACAATCCATTCAATCCAGCACTAGTAGGACGTTGCGTATTGCTTGTAAGCTTTCCTGCCCAGATGACGTCATGGCCAATGGCAGGACAGTTGACTAGTTATCTTGATGCCCAGACTGGAGCCACTCCGCTTGCAATAATGAAGCAAGCGATAAAGAGTGGTGATGTGTCCATATTGGATAAGTTGCCATCTGCCACACAACTGCTTTTAGGTTCAAATCCAACATTGGGACTTGGCACTATTGGTGAGGTTTGCGCGTTGGCTCTTTTACTTGGTTTAGCTTTCCTGTTGTGGAAGAAGATCATAACATGGCATATTCCTGTATCAATAATTGCAACGGTATTGGTCTTCAGCGGTTTGCTTCATTTGGTAAATCCTATTTATGCCAATCCTTTGAGTGAAATTCTTAGTGGAGGATTGATGCTAGGCGCAATCTTCATGGCTACGGATTATGTGACATCACCAATGACTCATAAAGGACAGTTGATATATGGTATAGCAATTGGATTTCTTACCGTAGTAATACGTAACTGGGGAAGTTATCCCGAAGGAATGAGTTTTGCTATACTTATAATGAACGCTTTCACGCCGATAATCAACTTATCAACAAAGCCAAAGCGCTTTGGTGAAGTTATGAAGAAGTAA
- a CDS encoding RnfABCDGE type electron transport complex subunit G — MEKLKSSLPNMVGVLVGFSIIIGGLLAYVNHITEGPIKQKQEKTLAAGIKTVMQNNNVQVADPETLNETIDGKVATFIIHPCKDNAGKNIGSAIESTTNGFGGDLQVLVGFDNDGKILGYTILKSSETPGLGAKAGVWFQKDGKGNVIGMSPKDKPLVVSKDGGDVDAITASTITSRAFLKAINQAYAAYAKKK; from the coding sequence ATGGAAAAATTAAAATCATCTTTACCAAATATGGTTGGCGTTCTTGTTGGCTTCTCTATTATAATAGGAGGTTTACTTGCTTATGTCAATCACATCACGGAAGGACCGATAAAGCAAAAGCAAGAAAAAACTCTTGCGGCAGGAATAAAAACCGTTATGCAGAACAATAATGTGCAAGTTGCTGATCCTGAAACTTTAAACGAGACAATAGATGGCAAGGTTGCCACTTTTATCATTCATCCATGTAAAGACAATGCTGGAAAGAATATAGGCTCAGCTATTGAAAGCACAACTAACGGATTTGGTGGTGACCTACAAGTTCTTGTAGGTTTTGATAATGACGGAAAGATTCTTGGCTATACAATCCTAAAGAGTTCAGAGACACCTGGACTGGGAGCAAAGGCTGGAGTATGGTTTCAGAAGGATGGTAAGGGCAATGTCATCGGTATGAGTCCTAAAGATAAACCGTTGGTAGTAAGCAAGGATGGAGGAGATGTTGACGCCATTACTGCTTCAACAATAACTAGCCGTGCTTTTTTAAAAGCCATTAATCAGGCTTATGCTGCTTATGCAAAGAAAAAATGA
- the rsxE gene encoding electron transport complex subunit RsxE — MSNFKILLNGLIKENPTFVLFLGMCPTLATTTSAINGLSMGLATMAVLVCTNFVISCIKKVTPDMVRIPVFIVVIAAFVTILQMFMSAYAPDSINKALGIYIPLIVVNCIILGRAESFACKNSPIASVFDGLGIGLGFTFGLTLLGCVREFLGAGSLFGVVVMPETTNILLFVLPPGAFLTLGYLVAIFNKLKSE; from the coding sequence ATGAGCAATTTTAAAATATTACTGAATGGACTGATCAAGGAAAATCCTACATTTGTATTGTTCCTTGGTATGTGTCCTACATTGGCGACAACAACCAGTGCTATAAATGGACTTTCCATGGGATTGGCAACAATGGCTGTGCTGGTATGTACAAACTTTGTGATATCTTGTATAAAGAAGGTCACTCCAGATATGGTTAGAATTCCTGTGTTTATTGTCGTTATAGCAGCTTTCGTAACTATTCTTCAGATGTTTATGAGCGCCTATGCACCAGATTCTATAAACAAGGCTTTAGGTATCTATATACCACTTATCGTAGTAAACTGTATCATCCTTGGGCGAGCAGAAAGTTTTGCCTGCAAAAATAGTCCAATAGCAAGTGTTTTTGATGGTTTAGGTATCGGCTTGGGATTCACTTTTGGTCTTACATTGCTTGGTTGCGTAAGGGAATTCCTTGGAGCAGGAAGTCTTTTCGGAGTAGTGGTGATGCCTGAGACGACAAACATACTCTTGTTTGTGCTTCCTCCAGGAGCATTCCTTACATTAGGTTATCTTGTTGCTATTTTCAATAAATTGAAGAGTGAGTAA
- the rsxA gene encoding electron transport complex subunit RsxA, translating into MEYLLIFISAIFVNNIVLSQFLGICPFLGVSKKIDTAIGMGGALAFVLTLATIITWLVQKYVLDVLGLAYLQTLSFILIIAALVQMVEIILKKVSPALYQALGIFLPLITTNCCVLGVAILVIQKDYNLVESIVYAFSTALGFALALVLFAGIREQQELVKIPKGMQGMSIVLITASLLALSFMGFSGLESGLRTLFGLA; encoded by the coding sequence ATGGAATACTTATTGATCTTTATATCAGCGATATTCGTTAATAATATCGTGCTGTCCCAATTCTTGGGAATATGCCCTTTTCTGGGAGTCTCAAAAAAGATAGATACAGCAATTGGCATGGGCGGTGCATTGGCTTTCGTGCTTACTCTTGCTACAATAATAACATGGCTAGTCCAGAAATATGTTCTTGATGTATTAGGACTAGCTTATTTGCAGACTTTGTCATTTATTCTTATCATAGCCGCACTTGTGCAGATGGTGGAAATAATTTTGAAAAAGGTATCTCCAGCTTTGTATCAGGCTTTGGGAATTTTCTTACCGCTTATCACAACAAACTGCTGCGTACTTGGTGTTGCAATTCTTGTAATTCAAAAGGATTATAATCTAGTTGAGAGTATAGTCTATGCTTTCTCAACAGCTTTGGGATTCGCATTAGCTTTGGTCTTGTTTGCAGGAATACGTGAACAACAGGAACTGGTGAAAATACCAAAAGGTATGCAGGGAATGAGTATTGTCTTAATAACAGCTTCGTTATTGGCCCTTTCTTTTATGGGATTCAGCGGATTGGAAAGTGGACTTCGTACATTGTTTGGATTGGCATAA
- the galE gene encoding UDP-glucose 4-epimerase GalE encodes MKQTILVTGGTGFIGSHTTVELIEAGYKVVIVDNLSNSKVEVLDGIEKITGVRPAFENVDLRDKAAAENVFKKYPDIEGIIHFAASKAVGESVKIPLVYYRNNIVSLVNLLELMPEYNVKGIIFSSSCTVYGQPKPENLPVTEDAPHQKATSPYGNTKEINEQIIYDYIHSGANIKSIVLRYFNPIGAHPSALIGELPNGVPANLIPYVTQTAIGIRKELTIFGNDYDTEDGTCIRDYIYVVDLAKAHVAAMSRVLDKETDKIEYFNIGTGRGNSTKELVDTFEKATGVKVNWKFGPRREGDIEKIWGDCSKANNVLGWKAEASLEEVMASAWKWQLKLREDGIM; translated from the coding sequence ATGAAACAAACAATACTTGTTACAGGTGGTACAGGCTTCATTGGCTCTCACACCACTGTGGAATTGATTGAAGCAGGCTATAAAGTAGTTATTGTCGACAATCTGAGTAATTCAAAGGTAGAGGTTCTTGACGGTATCGAAAAAATTACTGGTGTGCGTCCAGCATTTGAAAATGTAGATCTTCGCGATAAAGCAGCAGCAGAAAACGTATTCAAAAAATATCCTGATATTGAGGGTATTATTCATTTTGCAGCTTCAAAGGCAGTGGGCGAGAGTGTAAAGATACCTCTTGTTTATTATCGTAACAACATAGTTTCACTCGTTAATCTTTTGGAACTTATGCCAGAGTATAATGTAAAGGGAATTATTTTCTCTTCAAGTTGTACTGTATATGGTCAGCCAAAACCAGAGAACCTTCCTGTAACCGAAGACGCACCTCATCAGAAGGCTACATCTCCTTATGGTAACACAAAGGAAATCAACGAGCAGATAATTTATGACTACATACATAGTGGAGCAAATATAAAGAGTATTGTACTGAGATATTTCAATCCAATTGGAGCTCATCCTAGTGCTTTAATCGGTGAATTGCCAAACGGTGTTCCTGCTAACCTTATTCCTTATGTAACACAGACCGCTATCGGAATTCGTAAGGAACTTACAATCTTTGGTAATGACTATGATACAGAAGACGGAACATGCATCCGTGATTATATTTACGTAGTAGATTTAGCAAAGGCACACGTAGCAGCAATGAGCCGCGTTCTTGATAAAGAAACAGATAAAATTGAATATTTCAATATAGGTACAGGTCGTGGAAATTCAACAAAGGAACTTGTTGATACATTCGAGAAAGCAACCGGTGTAAAGGTTAATTGGAAGTTTGGACCACGTCGTGAGGGAGATATTGAAAAGATATGGGGTGATTGCAGTAAAGCCAACAATGTTTTAGGTTGGAAAGCAGAAGCCTCACTCGAAGAAGTTATGGCCAGTGCATGGAAATGGCAGTTGAAACTTCGTGAAGATGGAATAATGTAA
- a CDS encoding 30S ribosomal protein S16, with protein MATKIRLQRGGRKGYAFYGIVIADVRAPRDGKFTEKIGTFNPNTNPATVDLNFERALYWVESGAQPTDTVRNILKSEGVYMMKHLRGGVKKGAFDEAAAQKKFDAWKENKLKGFEAISEKDAKAKQDALAAALEAEKKVNEAIAKKVADKKAANATAEAEATATEETTEAPAEEATEAPAEA; from the coding sequence ATGGCAACAAAAATCAGATTGCAGCGTGGCGGTCGTAAAGGCTATGCTTTTTATGGTATCGTAATCGCTGATGTTAGAGCACCACGTGATGGTAAATTTACTGAGAAGATTGGTACATTCAATCCAAACACCAATCCAGCTACTGTAGATTTGAATTTCGAACGCGCCCTTTACTGGGTAGAGAGTGGCGCACAGCCAACAGACACAGTTCGTAACATTCTTAAAAGCGAAGGCGTTTACATGATGAAGCATCTTCGTGGTGGTGTTAAGAAGGGTGCATTTGACGAGGCTGCTGCTCAGAAGAAGTTTGACGCTTGGAAAGAAAACAAGTTGAAGGGCTTTGAAGCTATCAGTGAAAAGGATGCAAAGGCTAAACAGGATGCTCTCGCAGCAGCTCTTGAGGCAGAGAAGAAGGTTAATGAAGCTATCGCTAAGAAGGTGGCTGACAAGAAAGCTGCAAATGCTACTGCTGAGGCAGAGGCTACTGCAACAGAAGAGACAACAGAGGCTCCTGCAGAGGAGGCTACTGAAGCTCCAGCTGAGGCTTAA